In Idiomarina sp. PL1-037, a single genomic region encodes these proteins:
- the trpB gene encoding tryptophan synthase subunit beta: MSQSLPAYFGDFGGQFVPEILLPALEQLEQAFIEAQQDEEFQAEFRGLLKNYLGRPTPLSLCRNLPLNSPNKTKIYLKREDLLHGGAHKTNQVLGQALLAKRMGKTRIIAETGAGQHGTATALACALLDLECIIYMGKKDVERQQPNVFRMELMGAKVVPVDTGSGTLKDAVNEALRDWTASYPDTHYLLGTAAGAHPFPTIVREFHRMIGEEAKAQIIEQAGRLPDEVIACVGGGSNAIGMFADFIDEEGVDLVGVEPAGKGVETKQHGATLAAGKPGILHGCLSFLMQDGEGQIEESYSVSAGLDYPGVGPQHAHLKASGRARYESVTDEEALEAFKLLSRHEGIIPALEPAHALAYALKRAAEPDAPEILLLNLSGRGDKDIDHVRRIFSAQENAEVSAKGEQK, encoded by the coding sequence ATGAGTCAGTCATTACCCGCTTATTTTGGCGATTTCGGCGGCCAGTTCGTTCCTGAAATCTTGCTACCGGCATTAGAGCAGTTGGAGCAGGCCTTTATCGAAGCGCAGCAGGACGAAGAATTTCAGGCTGAGTTTCGCGGATTACTGAAAAACTACTTAGGCAGACCGACACCACTGAGTTTGTGCCGTAACCTGCCGCTGAACAGCCCGAATAAAACCAAAATTTACCTTAAACGTGAAGACTTACTTCATGGCGGCGCCCACAAAACCAACCAGGTGCTGGGACAAGCGTTACTGGCTAAGCGCATGGGAAAAACGCGCATTATCGCCGAAACCGGCGCTGGACAGCACGGTACCGCAACAGCCCTTGCCTGTGCCCTGCTGGACCTGGAATGCATTATTTATATGGGCAAAAAAGACGTTGAGCGCCAGCAGCCCAATGTTTTTCGCATGGAATTAATGGGCGCAAAAGTGGTACCTGTGGATACCGGCAGCGGTACCTTAAAGGATGCCGTCAACGAGGCTCTGCGTGACTGGACTGCAAGTTATCCCGACACCCATTATTTATTAGGGACAGCCGCGGGCGCACACCCCTTCCCGACTATAGTGCGTGAGTTTCATCGCATGATTGGCGAAGAAGCTAAAGCCCAGATTATAGAGCAGGCGGGTCGCTTACCGGACGAAGTTATTGCCTGTGTCGGCGGCGGCTCCAACGCTATTGGCATGTTCGCCGATTTTATCGACGAAGAAGGTGTTGATCTAGTGGGTGTTGAGCCCGCAGGTAAAGGCGTGGAAACCAAGCAGCACGGCGCCACACTGGCTGCAGGTAAACCTGGAATTTTGCATGGTTGCCTGTCGTTTCTAATGCAGGACGGCGAAGGACAAATTGAAGAGTCCTATTCAGTATCAGCTGGTCTGGACTACCCTGGCGTGGGCCCTCAACATGCGCATTTAAAAGCAAGTGGTCGCGCGCGTTACGAGTCAGTAACCGATGAAGAAGCGCTGGAAGCTTTTAAACTGCTCTCCCGTCATGAAGGCATTATTCCTGCACTGGAACCCGCTCATGCGCTGGCTTACGCGCTCAAACGGGCCGCCGAACCGGACGCTCCGGAAATATTATTACTCAACTTATCCGGCCGCGGCGATAAAGACATTGACCACGTACGTCGTATTTTTAGTGCTCAGGAAAATGCTGAAGTTAGCGCGAAAGGAGAACAAAAATGA